The sequence GCTCTCATCACCCAATATTTTTATATCATCCGTATGTAAATCCAGATCAATGATGATTTTATCAGTTGATTGATAAAAATGAGCAACCTCTTTCAATATTTTGTCAATTAAAACAACTTTTTGATTGGCTTCTGGCATGCGGGCAAATGCTGAAAATTCAGTAGCAATATTCGAAAGTGTATCTATTCGATTAATTAGAATTTGTGTCGTTTTTTTAAAGCGTTCTTCCAAATCTTCATCTTTGGTTTCCCATGCACGCAGTAATTGCTGTAAATTTAGTTTCATGGGAGTAAGCGGGTTTTTGATTTCGTGAGCAACCTGTTTGGCCATTTCACGCCATGCTGACTCTCTTTCGGAACGTGCAAGAACGGCTGCACTTTCTTCAACCTTTACAAGCATTTGGTTATATTCTGCAATCAAACTTCCTATTTCATCGCTGCTGTTCCAACTGATTTTTTTGTTGGTTTTTCCCAATTGAATATCACTCAAATGTTTCTTAATTATTTCAAGTGGTTCGGTAAAGGTATTGGCAATGATAATAGAGATGAGAATAATCAATAAAAACAGGAATACATAAATGTTTACAATGGTGACAATCAAGTTGGT comes from Bacteroidota bacterium and encodes:
- a CDS encoding GHKL domain-containing protein, giving the protein TNLIVTIVNIYVFLFLLIILISIIIANTFTEPLEIIKKHLSDIQLGKTNKKISWNSSDEIGSLIAEYNQMLVKVEESAAVLARSERESAWREMAKQVAHEIKNPLTPMKLNLQQLLRAWETKDEDLEERFKKTTQILINRIDTLSNIATEFSAFARMPEANQKVVLIDKILKEVAHFYQSTDKIIIDLDLHTDDIKILGDESQLNRAFNNLVRNAFQATPEDREAKVIISSEHRDDQVIIGIKDNGNGIPEELKDKIFLPNFSTKSSGMGLGLAIVKRIINSANGHIWFDTEENIGTTFYISFPVDENSVDKIEDTEI